The Xenopus tropicalis strain Nigerian chromosome 1, UCB_Xtro_10.0, whole genome shotgun sequence DNA segment TTCCGGTGCATGTTGAACGACTTGCCGCACTCATCGCACGTGAATATTTTATCTGCCACGTGTGTTTTCTCATGTTCCTTCAAGTTACTGACATTGCTGAAACCTGACAGGGCAGAGAAAGGAATGAGACTGTCTGGAAGTCGTACCACTTCGCTGGGTTCTGAGGCCAAAGGCCTTTCCCTATTAGTATAAATAAGACCAACGGCAAAGTGACATATGGCATACAGGAATGATATTTAATGGATAAAATAGCAACATGAAATGTGTATTTAACAGGagctctaataataataaatgtaaatcacaaaagtgcttaaggtgcccatacacggcctgattctagctgccgatattggtcccttagaccaactcggcagcttatcggcccgtgtatgggcactaacaatgggcctgcccgaagGATAtcggggcaggtttaaaaatttagtttaaTCGGGGGccgcgtcggctcgttgatgtggttcccgaaccgactgcacctatacccgtcgttataatttgatcgtttggccccagggccaaatgactgaattagccgatatcgcccacccgtaggtggggatatcgggagaagatctgctcggtTGGCGACcatgccaagcgagcggatcttaacgtgtatggccacctttagaatagcactctcatcaattttacattaacatattctaaagcagggatccccaaccagtggctcaggggcaacatgttgctccccaaccccttggatgttgctcccagtgcccccaaaaccAGGgagctatttttgaattcctgacttgggggcaagttttggttgaataaaaacaagatttcctaccaaataaagccccctgtaagctgatagggtgcatagaggcccctaatagccaatcgtagcccttatttggctcctccatgaacttttatggtgcttgtgttgctctccaagtctttttacatttgactgtggctcaaaagtagattggggatccctgttctgcATGATTTGGGTATGTCCCTTATTGCCCTGCTACAACACTAGTCAAATTACCTCGGCCGCAGATATCACACAAGTGAGGTTTTTCTCCAGTGTGGATAACAATGTGGCGCTGAACATCACCCGAAACTGCAAACCTGGGAAAAATGAAAATAGTTAAAAGAGATGCTATGAACATTTAGGGACAGCTttataaaatgtgagtttagtcccTTCcaagagactattatcccactgctactataggcaccatctctccctactatacctgctatcccacagccacagtcccttcccagaggctattatcccccccactgctactataggcaccatctctccctactatacctgctatcccacagccccagtcccttcccagaggctattatcccactgctactataggcaccatctctccctactatacctgctatcccacagccccagtcccttcccagaggctattatccccccactgctacaataggcaccatctctccctactatacctgccatcccacagccccagtcccttcccagaggctattatcccccactgctactataggcaccatctctgcctactatacctgccatcccacagccccagtcccttcccagaggctattatccccccactgctactataggcaccatctctccctactatacctgctatcccacagccccagtcccttcccagaggctattatccccccactgctactataggcaccatctctccctactatacctgctatcccagagccacagtcccttcccagatgctattatccccccactgctactataggcaccatctctccctactatacctgctatcccagagccacagtcccttcccagatgctattatccccccactgctactataggcaccatctctccctactatacctgctatcccacagccacagtcccttcccagaggctattatccccccactgctactataggcaccatctctccctactatacctgctatcccagagccacagtcccttcccagatgctattatccccccactgctactataggcaccatctctccctactatacctgctatcccagagccacagtcccttcccagatgctattatccccccactgctactataggcaccatctctccctactatacctgctatcccacagccacagtcgcttcccagatgctattatccccccactgctactataggcaccatctctccctactatacctgctatcccacagccacagtcccttcccagggactattatccccccactgctactataggcaccatctctccctactatacctgctatcccacagccacagtcccttcccagaggctattatccccccactgctactataggcaccatctctccctactatacctgctatcccacagccagagccccttcccagaggctattatccccccactgctactatagacaccatctctccctactatacctgctatcccacagccacagtcccttcccagaggctattatccccccactgctactataggcaccatctctccctactatacctgctatcccacagccagagccccttcccagatgctattatccccccactgctactataggcaccatctctccctactatacctgctatcccacagccacagtccttcccagaggctattatccccactgctactataggcaccatctctccctactatacctgctatcccacagccccagtcccttcccagaggctattatccccccactgctactataggcaccatctctccctactatacctgctatccaacagccccagtcccttcccataggctattatcccactgctactataggcaccatctctccctactatacctgctatcccacagccacagtccctttcccagaggctattatcccactgctactataggcaccatctctccctactatacctgctatcccacagccccagtcccttcccagaggctattatccccccactgctactataggcaccatctctccctactatacctgctatcccacagccacagtcccttcccagaggctattatccccccactcctactataggcaccatctctccctactatgatATAGGTATAATATATGATATAGGTTATTCCTAAATACATTTGCTACTCTACAAAGCTCCAGTATGTATGTGGTTCAAGTTATACTTGCATCCCTACAAATACtcaatataaactgtatatattatttatggaagaaaaaaaaaaagaaggaaagaatgCAATGTATACCTTTTGCCACAAATCTCACATATATAGGGTTTTTCACCAGAGTGCCGCCGTAAATGAGTCTGAAGATTGCCAGCCTACAAAATAATAAACGTATTAATGCAGCACATAACAAGGAGAGCAGTAAGTGAGGAGCACCCCCTGCTGGCATTAAATTATATCTATTTGGTAAGCAAACCTTTCATGCCTTGTTAGTGTGTAAAATGAGAAAGAGGTTTTTCTAAAGATAAGACTGCATAAAACTCTGCTCTGTCCTTCCCCCTGCCATAGATCATGCAGGACTTTCAGGGCTCTGTTGCACCTTGCGTCTGACACTGCTCCATAATTGACATGCTTCTCCCCATATGCTCTTGATAAATACAGTGTTGCTGAACCCAGGAAGCAATGTATTCATTGAATGGttgcaggtctttgtgctctgAAAATGGAGTGCAgggacctgcagcaattcatttaggctggaaggcagggtgcaaagcacAATAACATGGCAGACTGAAACATAAATCTCCAGACTCCTATGATCTGATGTAACTATAATAATAACAGCTATTATTGTTAAAAAAAGTGCATGTTTCCGCACTCATTCTGTTCTCACGCAACCCAAGAGACTGTCCAATCCATGTCACCTAAGAGTGATGTAACATGTACTTATTTCCATTTTGTCACTACATTGTGGAAGGGACAGACCTAACACATACATAAAATAcacaatttaaaaacaaaatcaataaaagtgGATCCTCGCTGTCAATCTGTATTTTGGATGGCAGGCTCAGTGACACCCTACAACCAGACTGCACTTTCAGTTCAGACACAATAGGAAGACTAATAAAAACCATAAGATGATAAGACCAGCATATTCAGTGCTGCGGAATAACTTGGTGCTTTATaagtacatgttaataataataatctataataaagtgttaacataaaggtgaacttcccctttaaacatctgCAACACAAGGCACAACGTTTCAAGAGAAGTAAAGGTTTGGAGTAAATGAAAGCAAACTTCCAACCTCGTTGTGCACAGAGTGGCCTCCATCCCCCCAGCTGCCATGGTGCTGCACTAACATGTATAAGGCCAGTAGCCAGTTCACAAGCCAAGCACAGAACTGCGATACCCTCAGCCCCATCCATGGTGCTGTTACCATGTCCCCTTAAGCCATTATTTTTTGTGATGCAGCTAAATGTACTGTGTCCCTCTCATATTATTAACATGGACACTGCACCATGTCACAGCACTGAGCTGGGCTCCGTAACAGTGGGAGAATCGATGGCGGCCAGCCTGTGCATAAGGCTTCTACATAGGGAATTTACCTTTGGGCAACCAACCCAGACTCAATCAAGGAGTGCTGCAGAATCAAGCAAGAGAATTTAAAGGATTATTTTAGCTTCTTTACCTCAAAAAGTGGcttgttaatttaaaaaatgctcaGGTGAGCACATTTTGTATATTCACTTTAATAACACTTAAATATGGATATGTGCTAcaggcatttatatatatatatatatatatatatatatatatatatatatatataaaagactaggcagagaaacagccaatcacatctgCTCCTTCTTGTATCAGCACTAACTGGCACTTTGTCAGCCTGTGTGCAGATACATGGAGCAAGTTATagtgcaaaatacatttgaatgGCTAGGCTTTATAATACTAAACAATTCTTTGCTTATAACTATACATTGCAGGGAAAAGGATCCTACCTGTGAGAAGTGCTTCCCACAAATGCTGCATTCAAACGGTTTCTCACCTAGGGTACATTAGAAAGTAGAATTAAAGCATCTGTGAGACGAGTAAAGGAGCCAAACTCAATGGAAAAAGCAACttgtgtattaaaggaaaactgtcctAATACTGCCCTGTTTGCTGTAACTGGTCATATAGTAGGAGCAGGCTGGTGGGGTTGGCGGATGCCATCTTGCACCACTTGATGTCCTTTTCTTTACAAGAGCCTACAAGGAGCATTTGCAATTGAAGCTACGTAAAGAACACTATAAGGCTCCACAAATGATTTCCATCTTATTTCAGTGCAAAAGAACTGCACACCATGTAAATCTTTGTGCACTGGTCTCTGTTTCAGTATGCAATCAATCGATCAATGTCCAATTGGCCatacagacagatagagagactgaacacacaaacacacacctcACAAGCAGTGGCATATTGTTACTACACAAATCATAGCATCCGAGGGCACAGTTTGTATAAGTAAACTACAATAAAATGATTTATTACAGCTATGGACAAAATGTGACACAAATATGAGACTAATTAATAGACAGCCCCCCATGTATTTCTTATCTCAggtaactatatacaggtatgggataataTTATCTGGAATGACTGGGACcggtggttttctggataaggtttttttttttttgtaatttggatcaccataccttaaggctactgaaaaaaacatttaagcgcACTCTCTAGTGTAGTAAgtaaaattatattattaaaagaaTAAATTAATGCACTTACATTGTGTCATTGGTACTATATTCGCTCAACAGAATGTCACAGAATATCAAGCCCAACGCTTTCCTTATAGCTACTAAAATGGGGTTATAGGAAATGGAATTTCGGAGATTTGTGGATAATGTTGGTTTTGATAACGGATACTATACCTATACAAGTATAATACTGCTATTAAACAGGACTAGTTTGCACCAGAAACCATTACCTTACTATACCTGTATGAGATCGTTTGTGCAGTTCCAGATTGCTTGGGTGTTTAAATCTCTTCCCACATATATTACAGACACAGTGTTTGTTTGTGGAGATACCGTCTTCAGCTGGAACCAGAGGGCTTTCCACTCTCTCGGCTTCCACATTCTCATGGAGGCCTTCAAAAATCCCACTCCCCGCTTCCTTTTCCCAATAGCCTCTGTCACTCGCTTCCAACACCTTTCCCTCTGAATATACAGGCTCTGTTGTACTTTGCAAGACAGCTTCTGGTTGAGAAGATCCCTCGGCTGCTTTCTGTGAGCGgagaatatttaatttttttaaatggactGCTTTTTTCAGCTGCATCTGTTCTGGAAACTGCAGAGGTAAAGGTTCAGGATCCTGGTGGATGACAAATGTATGGGAAAACGCAGGCAGGGGTTCCACAGGAATAGGTGTTAGAGAATCGGGTGGCCCTAAAATGGGTTCAGAATGATTTAAATCCCAAGGGTGAGTTTCTATGGCATTGTGGTCTGCGCACACATTGGGCACTACAGTCTGTTCCACATTGGGCACTACAGCCAGGTCTACGCTGGGCAATTCAGTCTGGTCTACGTTTGATGCCACAGTCTGTTCTACGTTGGCTGCCACAACCTGGTTTATGTCGGGCACCCCATCACCCTGGTCTACATTTGGCGCCCCATCACCCTGGTCTACATTGGGCGCCCCATCAACCTGGTCTACATTGGACGCCCCAACAGCCTGACCTACATTTGGCGCTCCAACAGCCTGGTCTACATTGGGCGCTCCAACAGCTTGGTCTATACTGGGTGCTCCAACAGCCTGGGATACACTGGGTGCTCCAATAGCCTGGGCTACATAGGGCACTCCAACAGCCCGGGCTACATTGGGCGCCCCAGCAGCCTGGTCTATGATGGACCCCGCAACCTGTTCCATTGCTCTATCAGCATTTTCCTTGTAGAAAAGCTTGCTGTAAAAGTCCCGCAACTTATAGGGTTGATTTAAGTGTTTCAGTTGAATTTCTTTGTCAGGTGCGTTTAAAGGAGTTGATGCAACTTTTGACACCTCATTTGAGGAGGCGCTCTCCTTAAGGGTTTGCGCTAAGCAGCAATGCCTCTCTTCCGTTACACTGTCCTGGAGTAATGGAGGGCTGAGCTGCTCATTTGATACAGAATTAGAGTACGTAGGGGAGGTGCTGGGGAGAGGCAAAGAACCACTGCATGGTATAGACGTCACTGGGCCCACAGAGTTGGTCAGTTTTAAGAAGCTATAGCACATGTTGAGTACATTTTGCACTTGAAGACACTGCGCAACGTCCAACATAACTTGTATGTTGTCATTATTCAGGTCCAGGCGAGAGGTGTACATGAAGTCGAGAATTTGTCCAATACCCCCAATATTTTTAATATCCAAATGAAAGATATCATTTTTCTGACTTGAAGCATTCTGGAACAATGACctgtcaataaaaaaaagtgcagcaaCTTTAGGGAAAAGTTATGAATGACAATGCTTTTCTAAATTCATGTAAGCTGTGCCAGCAATCTGTTTTAGTGGTTTCCGCATAAAGCTATCCTCGTTGGCAAAAAGATGGCGCTAAGTGCAGCCAACGCACTAACCCATTCAGCATTATTCCAGATAATTCAGATTTGTATGCTACACACATTTACACTCTCCTATTACAGGGCTACACAGAGCTGTGGATGGGAGCAGACTGCAGGCTAAGAAAGTGGATTATCATCACGTGTGCCCCTACCCTTATAGTCAGACTAAAATTACACCTACTGATATTTACACTCCTAGCAATGCTGTCACGTCTCCGTGGCTTTTCTAAGGAACATGTCAGCATTGCTTTAAGGAAAACAATAAGAATCTAGGGCTGGTACTTACCTGAAGTACTGGCTAAATGCAGCCAAGACATTTTTATGTGCTTTAAAACAGACACCTTTCACCACAAGCATACAGTCGCATAGCAGTCCCTGGATCCGCTGTTCATGCAGCTGTTGGAGAAGGTGGCAGCTATGACTGGCTGCATGGTCCATACTGGATACGCATCGCAACTACCCTAGGAATAGAAAGATGTTAATTAAGAATGAAGATTTGCAGACTCTGGGTGCACTGCCCCCAGACCTCACCAATTAAATTATTATCAGGCTTACAGATCTGCAAAGCAAAGCTTTATATCAGAGAAGTATCAAGACAAGTATATTTGATTCCCAGTTCTACTATATAGTTTTGAGCTTGTTCACTTAATGTACATCTGTCAACTTAAAATGGTTTCCCTCACCACTCTATTAGCTCGTACCTTTTATAGGAGAAAATTTTTGGGTGACAGGCAAGGtggtatttaggtccggtgccactaTAATGTATTGAAACCATTTTAATATTAAACCTCACATAGGGCCCTATGCAGACAGAGTAATGCATTTACACCCTTATGCAGTCCTTGCCCAGTGGGATTTACAATCCTCAGGACTGATAGGACAGGTATCAATctgaaaggctgtggatgcattACTCTGTCTGTATAGGGCACCATTGTTAGGTTTAATATTAAAATGGCTTCAAAACATTGTAGCGACTTCAGAACAGAGCGGAGGCTTTCATCTTCTACAGACTTGGTATGCTTTCTGAGCACCAGtcctatttaatggttaaaagtaGGGCAGTACTATAAAGAATAGTTTCCATGCAACGTATTTTAACGCAATAGCATGTTCTTTCACATAATTGTTACTGTTACAGTTGCAGGCTGCGAGGGCTCAGTAATAATGTCAAGCTATACTTATGGAGTTTGATCACAACCATCTTATTTACAAGGAGCAATGATATCAAGCTTTAATCATTATGGGACATTAAATGTAATGAAAAAGTAACGTATGGGAGGACAGGGCGCCGACCCCTCTGCGTAACAGCAGGTATCCAAAGAAAGTCATTATTAGATTTCTGAAAATAAACCAGAAAGCGAGTGATGAAAAGGCACCGGGTTACAGAGAACAAGGGCACATTCAGCCAACAACCCACAAACTCGAGATAGGTTATTGGTCTGTGTAGCAAAATACTAAACAATTTCAAACAAAGACAACAGGTCCTCTTTGTGCAATAAGCTACTGAAAATGCCCTCCCCTATATAGAAACCCTTGGGAAGCAAGATGAAGCTAAAACTTAATCCCGGTGAAAAAAGTATAAAGAAGCAATTGAATTCTTAATAATTCCAATGAAAAtaagtgtagaactggccagagccagactgggggtgagtgtgacgtagttggccagcttgtatatattgcaatatatggacaaacaatccctttttgtttgttttagtaGTTTAACGGGGTTGTTTGCCTGCAGAGAgtggaattggtcttcattttttattattgccagtttttgaattattttactttttgttccacagctctccagtttggaatttcatggttgctagggtccaaattaccttagcaac contains these protein-coding regions:
- the zbtb49 gene encoding zinc finger and BTB domain-containing protein 49, producing MDHAASHSCHLLQQLHEQRIQGLLCDCMLVVKGVCFKAHKNVLAAFSQYFRSLFQNASSQKNDIFHLDIKNIGGIGQILDFMYTSRLDLNNDNIQVMLDVAQCLQVQNVLNMCYSFLKLTNSVGPVTSIPCSGSLPLPSTSPTYSNSVSNEQLSPPLLQDSVTEERHCCLAQTLKESASSNEVSKVASTPLNAPDKEIQLKHLNQPYKLRDFYSKLFYKENADRAMEQVAGSIIDQAAGAPNVARAVGVPYVAQAIGAPSVSQAVGAPSIDQAVGAPNVDQAVGAPNVGQAVGASNVDQVDGAPNVDQGDGAPNVDQGDGVPDINQVVAANVEQTVASNVDQTELPSVDLAVVPNVEQTVVPNVCADHNAIETHPWDLNHSEPILGPPDSLTPIPVEPLPAFSHTFVIHQDPEPLPLQFPEQMQLKKAVHLKKLNILRSQKAAEGSSQPEAVLQSTTEPVYSEGKVLEASDRGYWEKEAGSGIFEGLHENVEAERVESPLVPAEDGISTNKHCVCNICGKRFKHPSNLELHKRSHTGIVRLL